aaattatattaaaattaaaatctgaagaagtttttttcaaaaacatattatttattccttatttattttttcttctaaAAGCTTAACAAAATCAATGATTTTTGTTCAAcctaaaaaaatgcaaattatatatagtaagtaACTTAagacattttcatatttttggcaCATGGCTTATACTTAAGTACATTTctaatgtaatttttaataagtttaaTAATGAGTGAATCCGCTGTTTTTCGATATAACTTCATATAAACGATCGGGAAGCGAGCtatacaaattttgcaaatttaattgccgcaactaaaattgttttgctaTCAAATTGCCTGCCTCCTTCATATACCTTGCGCTATAGCAACCCCCATACGTTTTCCATTATATTAAAGTCAGGTGAATATGGGGACCATTCGAGCTGGTCCACATTATGAGCCTTAATCCATTCTTTTATTACTGTATGAATAGGAGCGTATATTCTTCAACAGAATATATAGCCATGTCGGTCTGTCCATATAAATACCTACAtatatctcagagactacaagGGATAGAGCTATAACTTGGGATCGATCAATCtgatacaatttttaaaagttattaaaagttttgtatggcaaattaCGTATACTGCAAGCGGGTCCTAtctgctttgactgacaatctagtattttatgtagtactacatcaatataccaagtaaGGTGttcagaatatttttgtattttgacggtattataattgtaaaaataataccacactattttgcttttattcaaaaaggATGGCAGATATCTCGAAGTCGAGTAgactcgactatagctttcttacttgttttatagtAATTTCTTTGTGTCAGCTGACGACATTAATTTTCGTACGTGAATATGTTAAATgactttaatttgcataatgaaGAGAAAGTGTATGTTAAGCTAATGAAATGGTTGTAATTTACCAAATATCTATTCTATCTATTgtttattcaattcaaattattattaaaaaaaaaaaacatgaggATATTATGAGTCGTTTAGTCGTTAGTTTGATTGAAGACTGATATATACACTTTTTAAGAACCGACTGATCTAAAAATTCTGCacaatttacaaattgtattaaagttTGCTGCTGACgttctttatttttcaataGCCACCAAGATTGAGTGTAGGCTAAATGTTAGCTTCCGACTCTATCTGCTTCCTCCTCCCACTTGGacggaaattgaaaaaatgcaCTCGGCATTTTGTTGGACAGTTCCGAGAAAAACTGTCAACGACAGCACTAAAACACAAATCCCACAAGCAAAGCTCGcttcacatacacacattctATAGATGCAGCTCTCTCCGCTCCTCCCTTAATCCCAGCTGATGCGGGGttcgtatatatgtatgtgagttGTGTCGTTCAcatgcattttattataacatattatattttccccCATTTCCCCTCTCTATACGCCTTCAAATGCCTGCCAAGCACTTGATGTGGAATTCGTAATTGTGTCGCAGATTTTCCTAGAATTACGAGTAACAAACCAACCACGACACTGATTTCTGATTCAAGTTGTTGAAGAGAAAGCAGATAGACAAGAGGTTTAAATTGTCCCAAGAgactttctttaaattttgtattgctACCTGGGAAGAAACTTTCTTTCACTTCTTGGTTATAACTCAAATCTCTAAACCACGCTCCATTGACTCTTTTCCCGCCTTGAGTGAATTCCCTTCGTTGTTcagtatacatttttttatttgaatttttttgtttttgaatttttattaaaaatgtaaattctgAAAATGCGGAATACCATAGTTTTTGTTGATCTGTTCGCATAtcgtatttatatatatggatGCACAATTAatggttgtggttgttgttgttcatttcatttttcacaTGTTTACATTTTCCGCTGATTTagtttgatttcattttcgaTTCTTTCAGCTTAATTttgaattacaaaatattatctGCATTATGCGTGTACATATCATggattttgcttttatttaattttattttatttatttttttttttgtgattttttgtttatttttaaatatatgtgtcTTTGTGATTTCGCATGCACAAGTTTTTGTCGATCACAAAACAGAACCAAGCAACTATTGATAGcaatatacacatacatatacatatagaatacatattatatataatatatagtatatggtgttatacatatttatggtGTACAACTGAATTGCAAGCACATCGAGCGTAGTAAATTATGGGGagcatttccttttttttttcgtttatttgtatagtatataaactTGTGTACGAAGCAGGAATCGAGTTTGGCCACTCAATTTATTTTGGGATTTGGTAAAGTGAGAAGTGATCGGGGAGTTGTGTTGCTTCATAGTGGAGGGTgattatacatttaattttcgtttgcatttctttatatttgtGTTCACAACAATCAAATTTGGCTAATACAATGGTGATCTGAACTGAGTCTGCAATGTGTTTTCTTTCGTTATGTACTTTACTGCCgtatgttttttgttatgttttaattattttaaatactcgtatgtgtgtgttatgtatatattaatcTTCTAGGCGTATCCCAATATTGCGAAAAGCAAGCAatgtttctttgtttttcgtttgttttgaTACATGTCTAAAATTGTATTCCACATAAAAGATGAGCCTTTTGTTTTGGCTAGATGGAAAAGcatgtttcatgttttaaTGTCGtaatacatttgcattttcattttatttaattggatATTTAAAtcgcttttggtttttatttcatttttgtttcttatttctcttttttggcAACGGCCGCACAACgatgttgaaaatatattgtttataattgatgttgttgttgatgttgtttcagttgttgttcttgaGCTGGAAATCGCCGTATCGTCCTGACCCATGCCAAATGCCGCAAGCGCGCACCCATCCACCAAAGTATGAAATCGAATCCTTCATTTCCTGATCCATTTACTGATCCTCATCGCCGAGCTCATGCTTAATCTTGGAGAAATCGAACGTCTCGCCAGTACCGCGCTTGAAGATGTTCAAAACATCGAGGCAAGTGGTCTCAAAGTGCGTGGTCGCGTCATAAGATTCCGAGATGAATATTTGAGACTCGAGACCATCGTCAATGGGCTCCAAATAATCCGAAATAGTGACGAACTTTTGTGCGATTGGCTCCAGTAAATCGAGACCGGGCTTGATCTCAGCTTCTGGGTTCTCGGTTTCAACTGTGGTCGAGACCATGCCCACAAACCAACCCTTGGCGGCCACCTGATGGGTTGAGCTGACCAGTGAGACATAAATGTCCGATTTGCGACCGACTTGCTTCTGTGGAATGATGATTTGAGTGGAGAGACCATCCTTGGTGCTGGCCACCGGATGATCCAAGATGCAAATGCAGCGAATCACCTTGCCACGCTTGCGCACCTGTGTAATGGAGAAATAAAGTTAGAAAAGGGTAATGCTTAACTATTGATGTTGGACTAACCTTGTCGGGCACATAGCTGGGATCGCAGTAAACCTGCTTGCACTTGGCGATCTCATCGCCAGAGCGCACACCAACCACTTTGCCGCCTTCGCCCAAAACAATCTCGTCAATTGGCTTGTCCAGCATGTAGGTGCCACCATAGATGGCCGATAGACGGGCAAAGCCCTGTGGCAGCTCGCCGAGACCGTACATGGGATACAGATATGGCGATTTGCCATATCTCGCTAGCGAGTCCGAGTACAATTTAATGCGACGAATGGTGTTGACAGCCGGCTCGTTAAGGTACTCGTCATCACGGAACAGCGCCAGCGCATGGCCAGTGAAGTCCTGGGTGTTCTTGTCCAGGCCGAACTTGTCGTACAGTCCCTGCATGTTGGCTTTGGTGGGATCAAAGTCCTTCCAGGTCTTTGGGTCATCCTCTCTAAAGTCTTGCACGTAGATCAAGAAATTGCGGAAGCGCCGCTTCTCAAACATACCTGGCAAGGGGGGAAGCATAAGAAATAAAACAGTAGCGTGAGTGGAGTATGTAATATATACTGCTCAACAGGACGTGTCGTTTTTTTACCCTAGCGAGAATTTGACAAACCTCTAATTGACGGCCAAAACAACCACCAGACCAGCTAAATGACGTCATGCAGTCATATGTgcagcatacacacacacacacagacataagTAGTTACTATAATAACGGCTCATTGTGAAAGGGTTCAATGCGCCTTGCGTGCCTACATTTTATGGCCAACTCACAAAATTGGCAACAGCCACATGGAGGAGAAATTTGcagcaaatagcaacaaaaaacaaataaacaattaaaaatgcagcGTGATTGGCCAATTGCCTTTTGTAATAGTCCCcaattgtttaaacaatttcagACAAAACAAGCAACTTAATCGCAatagcgacagcagcaacaataacaacaaccacattaCACAGGTGTTGAAAAATGAATCAGCGCAACGGTTAATTACTTAAAACGTGAGAGCAGGGTTGCCATATGGGCCATCGCTTCAAACAGCTGGCAACACTTGGATTCTAATTGGTATTAAATACATAAGCACTCAGCCGCATGctcatgtgagtgtgtgtgcgcagagtaacaaaaataatgtgttTATTAATCTTTCTATTAGGCTGTACACGTTTAATCGCAATTTATGATGACGATATGAAGAGTACAGCATCAAAAAGCATAGACGAAATCCGTAAttcttgcaaaaaaaaagggcagCAGGAAATAAGGCGGCTTTAAAAActacaggcacacacacacacacaaaaagagagagactcgcacacacatttcGTACAAACATACATAGCGCACACAGCAGGGCAACTACAAATACGTGTCACAGTcgcaaaccaaaaacaacaccAGCGAGTGCCATTCGCCGAATGTAAGCCGAGACAAAGAAATATGGAGAAAACGCAAAAAGGGGGGAGCGCCGATAAGAGCGAATTATGTATGTACTCATCTACATCGAATTTTCGCAGTTCGTGGAAaactacatatatttacattGTAGTACATAATTCGCAGTAAACTTAACTTACCCATGAGATCAGATGCCAGTGCCTCCTTTTGATCCACTGGCACTTTGGAGATTTTTCCACCCTTGTAAACGTAACTGCCCTCAATTGACTTGAACTCCAGATAACGGGTAACGCCCGTGTGTATCAAAAGTTTCACCAATTGTCCATTGGCCATCAGAAACTTGGGAATCAAGTCCACGTTCCAGTCGCGGCCACGCCCGAATTTCTCACCAGGCGCCTCCAGACCATAGCGTTGAAAGAGCTCCTCCAGCGGCGTAATTGAGGCTGATTCGCCGCCATAGTATTTGTTGCGATCAATATGCAGGACTTTCTTGCCCGACACGGAGAGCATGCCGCTCAATATGCACTCCTTGAGGCCGGTGCCCAGAACTATCGCGTCGTATTCCTCATTCATGttagcgtttttttttttattacaatgaACCAGCTACtttataaatcaaaagagATTTTCACTTAGCGACGTTGCCGAcgtttttacaattttcgcTCAATACAATTTTCTCTACTCGCTCGAAAATGCCCAACGTCTTATGTTCTGTCTACggttttatgttatttttgcCGTCTGGCCATACTGAACATAACAGATGTTAGCGTAACAGAATGTGCACTCGCTGATTTTTATGCGTGCTGCCAACCGCAATTAAACAGTTTGAGAGCTCATACTTATTCGGcgcttaatttaaattagcgGGCGGGACGAATAtttaaaaccaaaagcaattaattataaaaaaaaacaaacgacaTTGAACATAGAATTTGAACTATAGTTGATATAAAACTAATGTAATGCTAGATGttgctaaaaacaaaatttcatataaatcaTGAGCTACATTGTTACTGAAATTCAATGAACAAACATTAATCAGCTTAAATgaagtattaaattatttatcatttaatttatttatgacaattttatattgattATTGCACATAGTGCCACCCTAATCAAGACTTCCAggatatacaaaaaattgtaattgaaataacaactttgaattattatgaaatgaatgaagaccaatattcattcattttttaaattttgcgcATTGTCGATGGTTAACAAAACTGTTTTAATAATGTGGCCACAAATTGTGCATAAAATACgtttagtaataaaataccaaatacttagggaatctatatttttggtatttttgaaaACTCTATTTGCTACCACGTTGTTGGTCagtcaaaataaaacattgaaCGAGTCGGACGcgattgttgttattattttggttATTACTTTTGTGTCGTCGTTTGTTGTTTCCTTGTGTTGCGGAAGAAATACATAATAAGTTGTTTTAGCTGCTCTTCAACTAAATTTACAAGTTGCAatgtaaatacttttattcttttaattcataattacaagaaaattgataaataataaaacagcGTTAGCATTTAATGCTAACAAAACACACCAGTGAGCagtgtgtgttgagtgtttTTGGTGTATgtgaaaaagtgaaaatgcaatttaggccaaaattgtattgaaattcttaacgacaacaacagaaacagcagcaacagcaaattcGTGGCAAATTTAAAGAGTTCCAAGCCACTACAagaaatacacacatatatacaatcatacatacatataatatatatataaataagtgtgtatgagtggTCTGTGCGAGACGAAAGCGGGAACGGGACGGAGCGAAAAGTGAGCGGTTCGTTCTCTCGCTCGcagtgttgttgtgttgtgttttgttgcgTGTTATATGTGTTGTGTGGTGCGAAAGTGTATTAGGAAGGCAAaccataattaaatttattaattgaaaattatttgaaatgaaattgaacgCCAATTGCAAGGAATTACTACCGCAGTCTACGTCACCGTCATCcgaattgcaattttaatcaattctcttgttttattgctttttgctcctgttcttgttgttgttgttatgctgACCTCGTCGgttaaaaattgttgttgctatgcTCAAAAATCTGATctctttttcaataaaaatagcaaTATATTAATGTGATGTATGTGAGcagaaattaagaaaattaattcaCAGAGAAAAAAGTGCTAAAGAGAATTACCATATCAACATTTTTAGACAAAACCCGCATAAAGAACatttttgctgtattttgttgtgtttcattttgggtaagttttaaaaacaagttttcgTGCTAAATTGACTCTTCCATTTGATTTGCACTCTATGTAAGCTTAAGCTGAATAAACTCAGAATCAGACAgtagagcaacaacaaaaaaaacgagttAGTTGCTAAGAACCAGTTACTCAGTTACTCCAAGCAGCCTCCTCCTCTCCCACTCCCCCTAACGAGCGAGTCTTTCTTTACCTGACTCGCGCCGCAGCTTCTCTCACTCACTCGGAGAAACACAATTACACATCCATTCATATGCATGTCCGtctaaatgtgtgtgtattgagTTTGCAGCATTGCCTCTTTCCCTTTTCTTGTACCGGCATTcgataaacaaacacacagaaaataGCGTTTAGTTCTATCGTCTTCACTTAATTTATCGATAGAAACGAGTTACACCCATTTAATTATCGATATTAGTTACCATATAAAGTGTTGCGTTCTTCTACAGGGTATcacttgttttaatatttgtagttattttatttctgaCGTTGCCAAATCAAACAGTGGGCAAAAAATGTAGCGACTAtgtaatatgtaaataaacaacagcTGATGCAATTGGGGCATACCCAATCGGCAAAATCAGTCAAACCATAGTAAATGACGACGTACGATTCGATTTCCAGTATCTCTATCGTAAACCAAAAGTTTATGTCAGTATGACTCTTTGGTATGAAATCTACCTGGGCAAACCGCATTTTgcgtatatttctttttttttacagatTTTACTGACTAGCTCAATGTGCGGCGTCTTCTAGCTCGATctttgtctgtgtttgtgagtCGGTATTGCAacatgctgctgcttctttcaCGCTCTTCTCAATTTAGTTCAACGTCGGTTGACGGACGTTATTCTGTTAATTGCATCCGTGGCAGCACTCAGAGAAAAACTCAAAAGTTATTTGAGAAGACTTTgtagaaataataatagattGCAGATAATTTAATAGCATTATGAATTGATACAATTTCTTAGTTATTTGTGATAACACcatcttattttattaaattgaatttatgtttttattctttcaaaaataaataacttgaaaacATCTTAATCAGCCTTACATATTGCGTTTCaagattaataaaaaataatacaccTTGTTCCCAGCTGACCAACATATCTTTAATCTTAATCTCGCGTAGGTTCGCTTCAAGTTCTTCGTTTTTGAACAATTTTTCTTTGAGTGAACATCTGTGCATTGAGTGACTGACTGTTAACCGTTTTCGCGCTTGTCGTTGGCGTTGtcgttttttctgtttgcctATGCAATCTATTAGACGATCTCAGCAGTAGTAACAACACAAGTCTCAGTCCCAGACCCAGGGGATGTGCTCACTTCCAGTTCAGTCACAGCCCCACAatcttgctttgctttgttgttcGTGTGGCCGCAGTAACCGTTAACGTGGCGCAGCCAATTGACTCCAATTCCAATTGCTgtcgctgcagcagcagcaaagcaaacggAAGCGTTAGCCTCTTTGGCTTGTCTACCTAACATATATATGGAACTCTGAGACTGAGACAGCCAGACATCCCATTCCATGCCGTTCCATTCCGTTTAGTTGGTTTGGTTTTACTGCTGTaattattttcagtatttgtcTATTTTAATGACCACATTTGCGTACCATCATCAAATACAATATACTACTATGGCAGTCTATATACTCGCTGCATACTTATTGTGTACATTTTGACGCGATTTACGAGCGGGTCTTATCACCTTATCCCATTACGAACTACCGAATAACGTCGTATTCGcttaactttttttgtttgtatttttatagtattgtTAGTATGCGTGTATTGgtccctctttctctctatctctatctctctctctctcgcgaTAAGCCCAATCGTAGTGGGGTAAATACGTATACGTGGCTGGCATTTCCAGCGAATTTTCTTATCAATATCTAGTTCCGTTCTATCTGAGAGTATTCTATGACAGCATAGTGTGAAGTGCGTTTGcacttttattcattttaacgCCCAGTGAATCGATTGACgtgttatatatacatatatctgtacatattatattgtatgttTATAGCAGCAAGCTTGTCTCCTGTTAGACCTGCCCTAAGTTAATGAAGGCCCTTATCAACTAGCATCGCGATAAGACGACAATGAAATGCTCAATGCTCAATGAATTGATCAAGCCAAATGTTGGTATAATTAACTCTTTTAATCAAAGTTAAAGGTATCGTTAAATGgaataaaaatctattttttttttgagaaattgaaataattggagtgctttataatatttataattgtgttGTCAGttgcacaaaatatatttacttgaCTGGAAAAGATTGGCAATGTGAGACgacttttttaaattctcTTCATTGATTAGATTGTCTTTGGGGTCGTTTTTATAGCACCTATATTTTAGTACAGCTCCGTCGGTTTAGCTTGACTAAAAAAGATAAGAACGCATTTATAGATCATTTGATGGTATTCATGCTGATAATGCAAATTTTCTAAGTTTATTTCGTttaaaaaagcaataaaagcTATTATCGGAAATTGCTCCAATTTCTGATATCATGAATAATAGTTTATCTATTTGTCGATTAAATTCGCAATTTCTATTCAGTATAGGATATAAAAGTGTATCAAGATTTGCATACAAAACAGTTCTATCAACTCATCATTCTACCCACATTTAATCCACTTTTTCAGGTcacatttacatatttatctatttatggTACTCTCTTTACTTTTGTCCAacacaaaagttaaaatgagTTATCGCCATGAattgtagttttcttattttattttgaaatccACGTTCCGGCCTCGCCCCctttttgttctttaattGGCAAtgtcaaaaattgaaaaatttgaatatctttTACAAAATTTGCACATCCGctttttggcaatttgcattatttcatttcgtttcgttatCCGGTTGTGTTTTTGTCCAACATGATTAATTGCCACAGATTACTCGTTTCTTATTTCTTATGCTTGTGATTGTACTTcatcagcaacagttgctcatttcttattttttatgtttttgctttAGCAGTTTTTACAGTTTTCTGGACTGCCACTTCTTGCCACATCCCGCAGCTATCTATGTTTTGCCATCAACTTTAATGACTTTAACGTCtaatataattttctattgGCAGTAAAAGTGAAAGAATGGGCGATGCTTTATGTCTGTCTCGCCCTTTCCTTACACGAATTGCACATTGGTTCTAAACAAAGAAagacaaatatatttcatcgTTTACATTTACAgtagaaaaatattgaaattcgttatgacaaaaatattgttattttgtttgttccatcttaaatatacacatatcAAGAAATTATTCTCATCTTGTATCTTAATACAAGTTTatgtgttttaaataaatatgtttatcttatttatgtttatcttCTTTCTGTGTTTGGTAGATCgatcaacaaacaacaaatttgcatcttatataaataactttgttcttacataaatttgaataaatatgattaatcGCCTCAGACTGAATTGGAGCGagggagaaaaaaaagagaaatgagactaattgaattaatttatatgttaatTTGTTGTGTCATATTGCTCTTGGGTATTCAGACTCATCTGGACCAGGTGTCCCCCAGCCACAGCGCCCCCACAAGTagctgtcagtcagtcagacagtcCAATAAACTTCTCCACAAACCAAATTGAATGAATAGCGCCTCTGCCCCGACCACGCCCCATTCCGCTCAACCCACCCCCCTGTCAACAGCTACTAATTAGTcgtgcaatttgttgttgttgtctctgttGTTTTCTCATATTTCGATTTCGCAGTTTGTCTCATCGGCGATTCTCACGCGCCCATGGAATATTTCCCATGTGGTGTCACATGCAACACCTCCATGTTTGATGCCATTGTTTGAATACGTTTCGGAAATGAATAGGTGCTCTAGGTGCACATATAGTTTTTAAAGTTCAACCTATCGTTGTTGACTTATTTCTCTTAAATTACTGCTAATCTTATCAGCGAAATTATTCTTTAGCAATTTCTCAATTTGAAAAGAAACTTTCGAAGCTGTAtgagtaatatatttaaagaaggCTTAAGTGTAAATTGAACTGTACAAATACAATCACATATACTTAAGTATTCTTATCGGAGTCATTAACAATTGTCGTCAATgacaaaaagaacaacaacaaattgtcaaTGTGAGAAATTAATCTCTTGACCGTTAAATGGTAACAGCTGGCAGGGCTCAAGTGATTCAAGttttacatacaaacatatatgtatatatgtatgtacaaataaatatgtatacctgataaacaaaaaaaaaaagaatcaagAGTAAAATTCACTTTCTGTATTCAGCAaagcattttgaataaaaatataattttgttttccgTATTCTAAATTATTCGTTCAGTTATTTAGGTTATTTAATAGATAACATTGTTAAATTgccaaagaaaaatattaaattcttttaaatatgaaaaaatgaaGAACTCATAAACATGCTCAAatggaattaaaaaatttgcttattatttgcaaatttttaaaatttttgttccAATCTAATCCTACGTCATAAGGCAGCtgaaacaacagcaatttgCTGTGTTCAAAGCATCGTTGAGTAAATATTCcactgaaatatttatatttgtatcacgctttgtgagtgtgtatttTAGATATAATTAGGCAGTAATGTGATAAATCCCTTCAACTTTATACTTAACAAATATTAAGATGAAAAGTAATTATATGAAATACAAATGTACGAAAACATCAAATCAGATTCATATATTAACTTAATCGTTCCTTTGAAGTTGTATCTTTTTCAATTGGAAAACTGACAGACTTCAGAATCATAGAGCATTGAAGTGTAATTTGTCTCTTGTTGCCTAGCATTGGgtaaatatattgatttgaCTCTCCAGGGCAcatcaaattattcattttaattgcgaCATTTTCGAAAACGTCAACATACGAAGATATCGATCTGGGCTTTGACTGactaaatgcaattatttgtaatttctgtataaacaattcaaatataatGAGGAAAACTCATTGCTTTAGTTTATCTtgctttataatttaaaac
This DNA window, taken from Drosophila nasuta strain 15112-1781.00 chromosome 2L, ASM2355853v1, whole genome shotgun sequence, encodes the following:
- the LOC132789260 gene encoding rab GDP dissociation inhibitor alpha translates to MNEEYDAIVLGTGLKECILSGMLSVSGKKVLHIDRNKYYGGESASITPLEELFQRYGLEAPGEKFGRGRDWNVDLIPKFLMANGQLVKLLIHTGVTRYLEFKSIEGSYVYKGGKISKVPVDQKEALASDLMGMFEKRRFRNFLIYVQDFREDDPKTWKDFDPTKANMQGLYDKFGLDKNTQDFTGHALALFRDDEYLNEPAVNTIRRIKLYSDSLARYGKSPYLYPMYGLGELPQGFARLSAIYGGTYMLDKPIDEIVLGEGGKVVGVRSGDEIAKCKQVYCDPSYVPDKVRKRGKVIRCICILDHPVASTKDGLSTQIIIPQKQVGRKSDIYVSLVSSTHQVAAKGWFVGMVSTTVETENPEAEIKPGLDLLEPIAQKFVTISDYLEPIDDGLESQIFISESYDATTHFETTCLDVLNIFKRGTGETFDFSKIKHELGDEDQ